TAGAACCTACGATTGATGATATGTTTAAAGTAACCTATCAAGCGGCAAGTGGATCGAGCGCTGCAGAAGTTTTTACCGGAATTACAGCCCCAAAAGTGACTTGTACAAAAATTTCAAACGATGGCGCTCGTGTTATCCTAAAGATCGTCGATAAAAATGGAAATGCATTCAATCCTAAAAATGGAGAAGTGATCAAACGGGGGGATCGACCGATGTTTGAATCTCATGTGAAGTTTAATCCAGTCCAAGTGACAGATAATTCGTTGATCTGTGATTTTGAGGTTGCACCTTTTCCGCTTGCTAAATTAATTGGAAAAGATGGAACAGATTGGGGTTTTCTCAATTACTATCGCATCCCCATGAAGTATGCCCAAATCGACGGCTTAAGTGCTAATAATGTCAACCCTGTTTTTGGATTCCAGCTATTGATGGAAGGTACTTATGAGGTTCAGGTAAAACTGCCAACGGTAACGCGTATTACACAATAAAGATTAGGGGAGCATAGTAAGTTCCCCACACTTTATTAAACCCAGATCTATATTAAACTTAGATGCTCACAGTGCGAAAATTAACCAATTATGAGCAAATTTTAACATTTTATTAGATGTGAGATTGACATTTCTCAATATGTTACGCTTGTTGTCTATATTTAGTAAAACCAATGTTGAGTAACCTAATACTAACATGCTATGAAAACGTTACAATTTAATATTCCTGTAATTAAAGGACAAAGCATCACTGTCCAGGAGGATATCTCGGAATCGTTCTATCCACATTTGCATCGTCATCAAGAAGCCCAGTTAATGTGGATTACGAAAGGAAAAGGTGTGTTGCTTGTGGATGAAACCCTCCATCCCTTTAAGGAAAACGATATATTTTTCATCGCTGCTCACCAAGCACATGTATTTAAATCTGTATCCGAGGATAAGGCTGGTGATGCCGCTAGATCCATTTCGATTTTTTTTGATCCGGAAGGGAGGTTGAAACAACTTTTTATGTTGGGTGAATTTGAATCCTTGGAGCAATTTTTAAGTCAGGATTCCAGGGGATTTAAGATTCCGGAGGTGGATTTCGACATGGTATCTAAGCGTATGCTGTTATTAAAACAATCGGAAAAGATCGATAAAATGATGCATTTCTTCTATTTGCTCCGGACACTAGCCCAAATTTCAAAGAGAACAGATGCGCTCTGTCCCGAACCGATGGAGACTGTAGTCGGTTCCACTGGAAAAAATAACCGCATAGAGAAGGTTTGTCATTATATCAATACACATTTTAAACATGGGCTTACTTTAGAAAGTGTAGCAGAAAGAGCACATTTGTCGCCACAGGCATTCTGCCGTTATTTCAAAAAACACTGTGGAATCACCTTAGTTGGTTATCTAAACCGGATACGAATTAATGAGGTTTGTAGTCAATTGGGAAAAGATCATTTACATTTGGAAAATATCTCATTTATTGCTTACAACTGCGGCTTCAATAGCATTACAAATTTTAACCGCGTATTTAAACAGATTATCGGCTGCACACCGAAAGAGTATATTTTGCGCTATGATCAGCGCTATACAGAAAATTCAATTGTTTCATATGTTTAGTTTAAGGCCACGTCGTGAGACGTGGCTTTTATGTGGAGAGATTTAGTACGATCAGAAATCCTAATATTCCTAATTTTTGAAGCATAATCTTCATAGACGGTTTTATATTTGATTAGTAACGTGTTGTTTGGAGTATAAAAGTAATATAGCTATTATCCGCAATAAATTTTATAAAAGCGTCATGTACTATCCTGAAACTAAAGAAAAACTTGTCTTATGCTAAGGTCGATTGGAAAATCTATCTATAAATTCGTTAATAATAACGGAAAATCGAGGCCG
The Sphingobacterium multivorum genome window above contains:
- a CDS encoding AraC family transcriptional regulator, which codes for MKTLQFNIPVIKGQSITVQEDISESFYPHLHRHQEAQLMWITKGKGVLLVDETLHPFKENDIFFIAAHQAHVFKSVSEDKAGDAARSISIFFDPEGRLKQLFMLGEFESLEQFLSQDSRGFKIPEVDFDMVSKRMLLLKQSEKIDKMMHFFYLLRTLAQISKRTDALCPEPMETVVGSTGKNNRIEKVCHYINTHFKHGLTLESVAERAHLSPQAFCRYFKKHCGITLVGYLNRIRINEVCSQLGKDHLHLENISFIAYNCGFNSITNFNRVFKQIIGCTPKEYILRYDQRYTENSIVSYV